A region from the Alnus glutinosa chromosome 5, dhAlnGlut1.1, whole genome shotgun sequence genome encodes:
- the LOC133869256 gene encoding uncharacterized protein At1g43920, Chloroplastic-like translates to MSCSMNSEATSVEPMCRCGLPAPLKTSFTEDNFGRLFYGCVNFEAGRSCGFFQWKDSDMCDHAKRVMARLQHRDAMLNKEVIELKAKLEIEAIQYDMQVKVSKTTSHLLAFSWIFFVVFVAVFWGQYHGAGHLYYKRLP, encoded by the exons atgtcTTGTTCAATGAATAGCGAAGCAACCTCTGTGGAGCCCATGTGTCGTTGTGGACTTCCGGCACCTTTGAAGACCTCCTTCACTGAGGATAATTTCGGCCGGTTGTTCTACGGTTGTGTTAACTTTGAG GCCGGTCGCTCTTGTGGATTCTTCCAATGGAAAGATAGTGACATGTGTGACCATGCTAAACGAGTGATGGCTCGTTTGCAACATAGGGACGCGATGCTGAACAAAGAGGTTATAGAGTTGAAGGCCAAGCTAGAGATTGAAGCAATTCAATATGACATGCAAGTGAAAGTTTCAAAGACAACTAGTCAtcttttggcattttcttggattttttttgttgtctttgtaGCTGTATTTTGGGGCCAGTATCATGGTGCAGGACATTTGTACTACAAACGGCTACCATGA